From Salvia splendens isolate huo1 chromosome 16, SspV2, whole genome shotgun sequence, a single genomic window includes:
- the LOC121771826 gene encoding protein BASIC PENTACYSTEINE2-like, whose protein sequence is MDDDSLRNWGYYEPPLKGLGLQLMSSLTERDTKPFLTGRDNPVMVSANGSFHPRDCVVTEPSVTHMDYVRDSWINHREKFLHMFPGNPYSSVLPESSVGHHQMQMVQQPPPQQQPETAKETRASIEEPAVKKEGGPAKKRAAAATPKTPKAKKTKKNPAPKENGNGNGNGNGNPSAQRAKTAKKNVEVVINGMDMDITGIPIPVCSCTGSPQQCYRWGCGGWQSACCTTTISMYPLPMSQKRRGARIAGRKMSQGAFKKVLEKLATDGYNFANPIDLRTYWAKHGTNKFVIIR, encoded by the coding sequence ATGGACGACGACAGTCTAAGGAATTGGGGTTATTATGAACCTCCCCTTAAAGGGCTCGGTCTCCAGCTCATGTCGTCTCTGACAGAGCGAGACACGAAGCCTTTCCTAACCGGGCGTGACAATCCTGTAATGGTTTCAGCGAATGGCTCCTTCCATCCCCGGGATTGTGTTGTTACTGAACCATCGGTCACACACATGGACTATGTTAGGGATAGCTGGATAAACCACAGGGAGAAGTTCTTGCATATGTTCCCGGGGAACCCTTACAGTTCTGTTCTTCCTGAGTCTTCCGTTGGCCACCATCAGATGCAGATGGTGCAGCAGCCGCCTCCCCAGCAGCAACCAGAAACAGCCAAAGAGACGAGGGCAAGCATTGAAGAGCCAGCCGTGAAGAAGGAGGGCGGCCCTGCCAAAAAGAGGGCGGCTGCTGCAACCCCCAAAACCCCGAAAGCAAAGAAGACTAAGAAAAACCCTGCCCCCAAGGAAAATGGTAATGGTAATGGTAATGGTAATGGTAATCCTTCTGCTCAACGTGCCAAAACAGCTAAGAAGAATGTTGAAGTTGTTATCAATGGAATGGATATGGATATTACTGGGATACCGATTCCTGTTTGCTCTTGCACCGGCAGTCCACAGCAGTGTTATAGATGGGGATGTGGGGGCTGGCAGTCGGCATGCTGCACCACAACTATATCAATGTATCCATTGCCAATGAGCCAGAAAAGGCGTGGAGCCAGGATTGCTGGACGGAAGATGAGTCAGGGCGCGTTCAAGAAGGTTTTGGAAAAACTTGCTACTGATGGCTATAACTTTGCTAACCCCATTGACCTGAGGACTTACTGGGCAAAACATGGCACCAACAAGTTTGTGATAATCAGATAG
- the LOC121770185 gene encoding CASP-like protein 4D1, translating to MARVTVRTVDEAAQPPEAAPPPPLLSIARIAMIVRIITLISLIFSISLLCSNSTTITLNNSTFLFNLNDVYAYKYALSTAVTASSYTIYRLRYSVKQLKSGTFHVTNPKNLFYEFLGDKVVVIIVATGVGAAFAATVELKSKVHELEDAVEVYLDTTLFASNVPKFDYFFNKAYLPNIFLLIALFTVGISSLLSSLALMNKTT from the exons ATGGCTCGTGTAACGGTCCGAACCGTAGACGAGGCTGCTCAACCACCTGAAGCCGCTCCACCGCCACCACTCCTATCGATTGCTCGAATAGCGATGATTGTTCGGATCATCACATTAATTTCTCTCATATTTTCAATCAGCCTCCTATGTTCCAATTCGACCACCATCACACTCAACAACTCCACCTTCCTTTTCAACCTCAACGACGTCTACGCCTACAAGTACGCTTTAAGCACTGCCGTCACAGCATCGTCCTACACCATATATCGCCTTCGTTATTCGGTCAAGCAACTCAAATCAGGCACATTCCATGTCACCAATCCCAAAAATCTTTTCTACGAGTTCCTTGGTGATAAg GTGGTTGTGATAATAGTAGCAACGGGTGTGGGTGCTGCATTTGCTGCGACGGTGGAGCTGAAGTCGAAGGTTCATGAATTGGAAGATGCAGTTGAAGTGTATCTAGACACGACCTTATTTGCCTCGAACGTCCCAAAATTcgattatttttttaacaagGCTTATTTGCCGAATATATTCCTCCTCATTGCTCTTTTTACCGTTGGAATTTCATCACTTCTCTCATCCTTGGCTCTTATGAACAAGACCACTTAA